The following proteins are co-located in the Haloarcula marismortui ATCC 43049 genome:
- the sod gene encoding superoxide dismutase — MSEHSNPELPPLPYDYDALEPHISEQVLTWHHDTHHQGYVNGLESAEETLAENRDAGDFGSSAAAMGNVTHNGCGHYLHTLFWENMDPNGGGEPEGELLDRIEEDFGSYEGWKGEFEAAASAAGGWALLVYDPVAKQLRNVPVDKHDQGALWGSHPILALDVWEHSYYYDYGPARGDFIDAFFEVVDWDKAAEEYEKSVSHFE; from the coding sequence ATGTCCGAACATTCAAATCCCGAACTGCCACCGCTCCCGTACGACTACGACGCACTGGAGCCACACATCTCCGAGCAGGTGCTCACCTGGCACCACGACACCCACCATCAGGGGTACGTAAACGGCCTCGAATCGGCCGAGGAGACGCTTGCAGAGAACCGCGACGCCGGTGACTTCGGTTCAAGCGCTGCTGCGATGGGTAACGTCACCCACAACGGCTGTGGTCACTATCTCCACACGCTGTTCTGGGAGAACATGGACCCCAACGGCGGCGGTGAGCCGGAAGGCGAACTCCTCGACCGCATCGAGGAGGACTTCGGCTCCTACGAGGGCTGGAAGGGCGAGTTCGAAGCCGCTGCATCAGCTGCTGGCGGCTGGGCGCTGCTCGTGTACGACCCCGTTGCCAAGCAACTGCGCAACGTGCCGGTCGACAAGCACGACCAGGGCGCGCTCTGGGGCTCCCATCCCATCCTCGCACTCGACGTCTGGGAGCACTCCTACTACTACGACTACGGTCCCGCCCGTGGTGACTTCATCGACGCCTTCTTCGAGGTTGTCGACTGGGACAAGGCTGCTGAAGAGTACGAGAAGTCGGTCAGTCACTTCGAGTAA
- a CDS encoding ABC transporter ATP-binding protein, with translation MSEPDAAPRQETAVTSDAIESPLLEVTGLRKEFGGVVAVDGATFSVAEGSLTGLIGPNGAGKSTTFNCITGIHEPTGGRVTFDGQNITGLPPYTLANQGLVRTFQIARELSEMTVLENVMLAPGGQVGESVIRSVTPGLRGDVVKAETAVRDRAWETLEFFEIDHLAHENAGNLSGGQRKLLEMARVLMTEPEMILLDEPLAGVNPTLEEKLLERIHELRREQGLTFLLVEHDMDVIMNNCEHIIVMHQGSVLAEGDAETITSDERVLEAYLGGDV, from the coding sequence ATGAGTGAACCCGACGCGGCACCGCGACAGGAGACCGCCGTCACGAGCGACGCGATCGAGTCGCCGCTGCTGGAAGTCACCGGCCTCCGCAAGGAGTTCGGTGGCGTTGTCGCGGTGGACGGGGCAACGTTCTCCGTGGCGGAGGGGTCGCTCACCGGCCTCATCGGCCCGAACGGGGCCGGCAAGTCGACGACGTTCAACTGTATCACGGGCATTCACGAGCCAACTGGTGGCCGGGTCACCTTCGACGGCCAGAACATTACCGGGCTCCCGCCGTACACACTCGCAAACCAGGGACTGGTCCGGACGTTCCAGATCGCCCGTGAACTGTCCGAGATGACGGTCTTGGAGAACGTGATGCTCGCACCGGGTGGACAGGTCGGCGAGTCGGTCATCCGGTCGGTGACACCGGGGCTTCGCGGCGATGTGGTCAAGGCCGAAACGGCAGTTCGCGACCGCGCGTGGGAGACGCTGGAGTTCTTCGAGATCGACCATCTCGCCCACGAGAATGCCGGCAATCTCTCCGGTGGCCAGCGGAAACTGCTGGAGATGGCGCGGGTTCTGATGACCGAGCCCGAAATGATCCTTCTGGACGAGCCACTTGCCGGTGTCAACCCGACGCTTGAAGAAAAGCTGCTGGAGCGGATTCACGAACTCCGCCGAGAGCAGGGCCTGACCTTCCTGCTGGTCGAACACGACATGGACGTTATCATGAACAACTGCGAACACATCATCGTCATGCATCAGGGGAGCGTCCTCGCCGAAGGGGACGCCGAGACTATCACGTCGGACGAGCGCGTACTTGAGGCGTATCTGGGAGGTGACGTATGA
- a CDS encoding branched-chain amino acid ABC transporter permease: protein MGIAEFARDGRVVMGDRPGAAVVAAVSGFLLLDLVAKLAGTTVFFLGAKLLGGSLTVSSLLSMVVDGLLVGLAVGLAGIGLSMTYSILDFANFAHGDTVTVGAFLGWVAAYITAGLGTGAPISELFMLNSGRQLSTVSTFLPVLLGLVVAGVGSIGIVLLIDRLTYRPMRDTDNISLLIASIGVALALRYLIAFVFGTQTSGVASGGLRVTLFSMISVTDNEITLLVVSVLLMLGVHLLLQRTKLGKAMRAMADNEDLARVTGIPTERVIRLTWILGGGLAGIGGYLLVLESGTISFNFGWILLLLIFAAVIVGGIGSIYGAMAGGILIGLVDSLALIWLPSGLTRASAFLVLIVVLLLRPSGIFGGVSTA, encoded by the coding sequence ATGGGAATTGCTGAGTTCGCAAGAGACGGCCGTGTTGTGATGGGTGACCGGCCGGGGGCAGCAGTGGTGGCCGCTGTAAGTGGCTTCCTCCTGCTGGATTTAGTTGCAAAGCTCGCTGGGACAACCGTGTTCTTCCTCGGAGCCAAGTTACTGGGTGGGTCTCTCACCGTGAGTTCGTTGCTCTCAATGGTGGTGGACGGACTGCTCGTCGGACTGGCGGTCGGACTTGCCGGCATCGGCCTGTCGATGACATACAGCATCCTCGACTTCGCCAACTTTGCACACGGGGACACTGTGACCGTCGGGGCGTTCCTGGGGTGGGTCGCCGCGTACATCACCGCCGGCCTCGGGACTGGAGCCCCGATCTCGGAACTGTTCATGCTCAATTCGGGGCGGCAATTGAGCACCGTGTCGACGTTCCTTCCGGTGCTTCTCGGGCTTGTCGTCGCCGGCGTCGGGTCGATCGGTATCGTGTTACTCATCGACCGACTCACCTATCGCCCCATGCGCGATACGGACAACATCTCCTTGCTGATTGCGTCAATCGGTGTCGCACTCGCGTTGCGCTACCTCATCGCGTTCGTCTTCGGCACACAGACCAGTGGGGTCGCAAGCGGCGGGCTCCGGGTGACGCTGTTCTCGATGATCTCAGTCACTGACAACGAAATCACCCTGCTGGTGGTGTCGGTCCTGTTGATGCTCGGCGTCCACCTGCTGCTACAGCGGACGAAGCTCGGCAAAGCAATGCGGGCGATGGCCGACAACGAGGACCTCGCACGCGTGACCGGGATTCCGACCGAACGCGTGATTCGACTTACCTGGATTCTCGGTGGCGGCCTGGCAGGCATCGGTGGCTACCTGCTCGTGTTGGAAAGCGGCACGATATCATTCAATTTCGGCTGGATTCTGCTCCTGCTCATCTTCGCCGCAGTCATCGTCGGCGGCATCGGCTCGATATACGGGGCGATGGCCGGTGGCATCCTCATCGGGCTGGTCGACAGTCTGGCCCTGATATGGCTGCCATCGGGACTGACCCGGGCCTCCGCGTTCCTCGTGCTCATCGTCGTCTTGCTGTTGCGCCCGTCCGGTATCTTCGGGGGGGTGTCGACAGCATGA
- a CDS encoding branched-chain amino acid ABC transporter permease codes for MSAVDTVRNRLDALPDVGLVVAFIASIWAVMLVLAIAVGGANWANLAAGFIGSVTVLIGGYAILALALNLQWGYTGLFNIGIAGFMAVGAYTTAVLTAPTDPAAGAVPGLGLPLWVGLIGGMAMAAIIGGLAALPALRLKADYLAIVTVAFSEIIRLVVNWNGLAEVSLFGVPFGTGGATGISFKSANEVASTLINGVGQPLVTAAEGVGVSGPNLANLTYGILLLLVVAASYWVLARITNSPFGRVLKAIREDETVTQSLGKDTRRFKIKTFMIGCALMGLAGVLFRGQAGYVSPQQFRPTITFYVFAALIIGGSGSNTGSIIGAATFSGLLFYLPARLGENVSLGGTRAPSNIVDAIAGLGSLDPLPLLAYTISNVSTLRFVLIGVVLIYIIQNQPDGLLGHRNEPATSVSLDRPQSGSGGEANE; via the coding sequence ATGAGTGCTGTTGACACTGTTCGAAACCGTCTGGATGCGCTCCCTGACGTAGGGCTGGTCGTCGCCTTCATCGCCAGTATCTGGGCCGTCATGCTCGTGCTGGCGATCGCTGTCGGCGGGGCGAACTGGGCGAACCTCGCCGCCGGCTTCATCGGCAGCGTGACCGTCCTCATCGGCGGCTACGCCATCCTCGCACTGGCGCTGAATCTTCAGTGGGGGTACACCGGCCTGTTCAACATTGGTATTGCGGGGTTCATGGCCGTCGGCGCGTACACCACGGCGGTTCTCACTGCGCCAACTGACCCGGCCGCGGGAGCGGTCCCGGGGCTCGGCCTCCCGCTGTGGGTCGGTCTCATCGGCGGTATGGCAATGGCCGCTATCATCGGCGGTCTCGCGGCGCTACCAGCGCTCCGACTGAAGGCCGACTACCTCGCTATCGTGACGGTCGCGTTCTCGGAAATCATCCGACTCGTCGTCAACTGGAACGGGCTCGCCGAGGTCTCGCTATTCGGGGTGCCGTTTGGAACCGGCGGCGCGACCGGTATCTCGTTCAAGTCCGCAAACGAGGTCGCGTCGACGCTCATCAACGGCGTCGGACAGCCACTCGTTACTGCTGCGGAGGGCGTCGGCGTCTCCGGGCCAAATCTGGCGAACCTCACGTACGGGATACTCCTCCTGCTGGTCGTGGCGGCGAGCTACTGGGTGCTCGCCCGTATCACGAACTCGCCGTTCGGTCGCGTGCTGAAGGCGATCCGCGAGGACGAAACCGTGACTCAGTCACTCGGCAAAGACACCCGGCGGTTCAAGATCAAGACGTTCATGATCGGCTGTGCGCTGATGGGGCTGGCCGGCGTTCTGTTCCGCGGGCAGGCGGGCTACGTCAGCCCACAGCAGTTCAGACCGACGATCACGTTCTACGTGTTCGCGGCGCTTATCATCGGCGGCTCGGGGTCCAACACCGGCAGCATCATCGGGGCGGCGACGTTCTCCGGACTGCTGTTCTATCTGCCGGCCCGACTGGGCGAGAATGTCTCGCTGGGCGGCACTCGCGCACCTAGCAACATCGTTGACGCGATCGCCGGGCTCGGGTCACTGGACCCGCTCCCGCTGCTCGCATACACCATTAGCAACGTCAGCACGCTCCGGTTCGTCCTCATCGGCGTCGTGCTGATATACATCATCCAGAACCAGCCAGACGGACTGCTCGGCCACCGAAACGAACCCGCAACGAGCGTGAGCCTTGACAGACCGCAGTCCGGGTCCGGAGGTGAGGCGAATGAGTGA
- a CDS encoding helix-turn-helix transcriptional regulator: MRSIDDIRQMVRLVVASLVLALLLGSGAAPLAMSQPADESIGVQTPDRFDRTTFQVTLYQNGSAKWAILYRTPLANDTEQQQFEEFAREFEQSEQPLYQNFVEQSTLLTQYGTNVTGRNMSATNYDRSATVDPLQNTGTVRMSFRWRNFAVVEGDAVVVSDVFDGGFYIGPSQSFVFERGPELAFADVQPAPASQSAPDSLENSESVTWNGEQSFNDRRPYVELQPRETGQSASAEQRTTADDDTPAEAAGGPSWMLPAAIVGLIVVAGGVAAWRSGALGGVLGTDDDEPPAPTASATGGTEQPSTASSGDAMADTDTPDEPAVPDEELLTDSDRVRKLLEENGGRMKQVDIVDSTDWSKSKVSMLLSDMEDDGDISKLRVGRENIISLAGQEPDAAGSPFDDE; the protein is encoded by the coding sequence ATGCGGTCCATCGATGATATACGACAGATGGTACGCCTGGTCGTCGCCAGTCTCGTGCTGGCTCTCCTGCTGGGAAGCGGTGCCGCGCCACTGGCGATGTCACAGCCGGCCGACGAGAGCATTGGCGTCCAGACGCCCGACAGGTTCGACCGGACGACGTTTCAGGTCACGCTGTATCAGAACGGGTCGGCGAAGTGGGCCATCCTCTACCGGACGCCGCTTGCAAACGACACTGAACAACAGCAGTTCGAGGAGTTTGCCCGGGAGTTCGAGCAGTCGGAGCAGCCACTGTACCAGAATTTCGTCGAGCAGTCGACGCTGCTGACACAGTACGGGACGAACGTGACTGGCCGGAACATGAGTGCGACCAACTACGACCGGTCGGCGACGGTCGACCCGCTCCAGAACACTGGAACCGTGCGGATGTCGTTCCGCTGGCGTAACTTCGCTGTCGTCGAGGGCGACGCAGTCGTGGTCAGCGACGTGTTCGACGGCGGGTTCTACATCGGGCCGAGCCAGTCGTTCGTCTTCGAGCGCGGCCCCGAGCTAGCATTCGCCGACGTCCAGCCGGCCCCCGCCTCACAGAGCGCCCCGGACTCGCTCGAAAACAGCGAGAGCGTCACGTGGAACGGCGAGCAGTCGTTCAACGACCGTCGGCCCTACGTGGAACTGCAGCCGCGCGAAACCGGGCAGAGCGCTAGTGCTGAGCAGCGCACCACGGCGGACGATGACACACCTGCCGAGGCCGCCGGCGGGCCATCGTGGATGCTCCCGGCCGCCATCGTCGGTCTCATTGTCGTCGCTGGTGGCGTGGCCGCGTGGCGGTCCGGCGCGCTGGGAGGGGTGTTGGGAACCGACGATGACGAACCACCCGCTCCGACGGCGTCGGCCACAGGCGGCACTGAGCAGCCATCGACGGCTTCCTCGGGCGATGCAATGGCGGACACCGACACCCCTGACGAACCGGCAGTCCCCGACGAGGAACTGCTCACCGACAGCGACCGCGTCCGCAAACTGCTGGAGGAAAACGGTGGCCGGATGAAGCAGGTCGACATCGTCGACAGCACCGACTGGTCAAAGTCGAAGGTGAGTATGCTCCTCTCTGACATGGAAGACGACGGCGACATCTCGAAGCTCAGAGTCGGCCGCGAGAACATCATCAGTCTCGCTGGTCAGGAACCCGACGCCGCAGGGTCACCGTTCGACGACGAGTGA
- a CDS encoding ABC transporter ATP-binding protein, producing the protein MSQRATESEAVTLPDPAERLLAIRDLDAGYGDLQVLSDVHMDVADGEYVVIVGPNGAGKSTVMKSVFGLTTYMGGDVIFDETDISQRNPDEIIYEGISYVPQTGNVFGSLSVRENLEMGAYILDEVPEDRIEDVYDRFPILWERSEQSAGTLSGGQQQMLAMGRALMLDPDLLLLDEPSAGLAPDLVEDMFDRIDRINDDGTAILMVEQNAKEALRRCDRGYVLVQGQNRYEDEGTVLLNDEQVRQDFLGG; encoded by the coding sequence ATGAGCCAGCGCGCGACAGAGTCCGAGGCTGTCACGCTCCCTGACCCAGCCGAGCGGCTCCTCGCCATCCGGGACCTCGATGCGGGCTACGGCGATCTGCAGGTCCTCAGTGACGTCCACATGGACGTTGCGGACGGCGAGTACGTCGTCATCGTCGGCCCGAACGGGGCCGGCAAGTCGACGGTGATGAAATCCGTCTTCGGTCTGACAACGTACATGGGCGGAGACGTCATTTTCGACGAGACCGACATCAGCCAGCGCAATCCCGACGAAATCATTTACGAGGGAATCAGCTACGTCCCACAGACCGGCAACGTGTTCGGCTCACTGAGCGTGCGCGAGAACCTCGAAATGGGCGCGTACATCCTCGATGAAGTACCGGAAGACCGGATCGAGGACGTGTACGACCGGTTCCCGATTCTCTGGGAGCGGTCCGAACAGTCAGCAGGGACGCTGTCGGGCGGCCAACAGCAGATGCTCGCCATGGGTCGGGCGCTGATGCTCGACCCCGACCTGCTGTTGCTTGACGAGCCTTCCGCCGGGCTTGCCCCCGACCTCGTCGAGGATATGTTCGACCGCATCGACCGCATCAACGACGACGGCACGGCTATTCTGATGGTCGAACAAAACGCAAAGGAGGCCCTCCGGCGGTGTGACCGCGGCTACGTGCTCGTGCAGGGTCAGAACCGCTACGAGGACGAAGGGACGGTCCTCCTCAACGACGAGCAGGTTCGTCAGGACTTCCTCGGCGGATAG
- a CDS encoding ABC transporter substrate-binding protein, which yields MSSDTNRRAFLKRTGAVTTVGLLGGLAGCSTEQTGGDGGDGGDGGDGGMTGTGTESGGDSGPESPDVLMVVGYPQSGVQLFKDFYADYGDDAADILVTDGLQDGELPSNVGDDMSNVRGTAPSAAGPGVDTFTEQFTSEFDYEEAGVFTSQAYDATAVQILANILAGENDGQAVRDHMRVVANPGGESYGPSELPAAVEAAAAGENIQYEGASSAVNFDENGDMASAQYQVFGFQDGGGVDTLSTVDFSAGSDIPQPEPNGSGSDSGRTIKFGVLMPETGDLGPLGRPIRDGALLPALQLEGEVDFEFDYQVGDTQTQAQAGIDAANSLVSAGYPSITGAASSETSIQVARNVLIDSGVVGCSPASTSPTITDLEDNDYMFRTPPSDALQGQVLAQVGVGELGAETASTLYVNNSYGQALQEAFAGAFEAEGGTIVNQVGFEQQQSSYTSEINSAMNQ from the coding sequence ATGAGTAGCGATACCAATCGGCGAGCGTTCCTGAAGCGCACTGGAGCGGTAACCACTGTTGGTCTGCTTGGCGGATTGGCAGGCTGTTCAACCGAACAGACCGGCGGTGACGGTGGAGATGGCGGCGACGGCGGCGACGGTGGGATGACCGGAACCGGGACCGAGTCCGGTGGCGACAGCGGTCCGGAGTCGCCGGATGTGCTGATGGTCGTCGGTTATCCCCAGAGCGGTGTGCAACTGTTCAAGGACTTCTACGCCGACTACGGCGACGACGCCGCCGACATCCTCGTCACCGACGGACTGCAGGACGGCGAACTGCCGAGCAACGTCGGCGACGATATGTCGAATGTCCGTGGCACGGCCCCATCGGCGGCCGGGCCCGGCGTCGATACGTTCACAGAGCAGTTCACTTCCGAGTTCGATTACGAAGAGGCCGGCGTGTTTACGTCACAGGCCTACGACGCGACGGCGGTCCAGATACTCGCGAACATATTGGCCGGCGAAAACGACGGGCAAGCCGTCCGGGACCACATGCGCGTCGTCGCCAACCCGGGCGGCGAGTCGTACGGCCCCTCCGAGTTGCCAGCGGCCGTCGAAGCGGCCGCGGCGGGCGAGAACATCCAGTACGAAGGGGCTTCGAGTGCGGTCAACTTCGACGAAAACGGGGATATGGCCTCGGCGCAGTACCAGGTCTTCGGGTTTCAGGACGGTGGGGGTGTCGATACGCTTAGCACCGTCGACTTCAGCGCTGGCAGCGACATCCCGCAGCCGGAACCGAACGGCTCCGGGAGCGACTCCGGACGGACGATCAAGTTCGGCGTGTTGATGCCCGAAACCGGCGACCTTGGGCCGCTCGGCAGGCCAATCCGCGACGGGGCGCTACTCCCGGCCCTGCAACTCGAAGGCGAAGTCGACTTCGAGTTCGATTACCAGGTCGGTGACACCCAGACGCAGGCGCAGGCGGGCATCGACGCGGCCAACTCTCTCGTCAGCGCAGGCTATCCGTCGATAACCGGGGCGGCCAGCTCCGAAACGTCGATTCAGGTCGCCAGAAACGTGCTCATCGATAGCGGCGTCGTCGGCTGTTCGCCAGCGTCCACGTCACCGACGATTACTGACCTCGAAGACAACGATTACATGTTCCGCACCCCGCCCAGCGACGCGCTGCAGGGACAGGTCCTGGCGCAAGTCGGCGTGGGCGAACTCGGTGCGGAGACCGCATCGACGCTGTACGTGAACAACAGCTACGGCCAAGCGCTACAGGAGGCGTTCGCCGGCGCGTTCGAAGCGGAAGGCGGGACCATCGTCAATCAGGTCGGCTTCGAACAACAGCAGTCCTCCTACACGTCTGAAATCAACAGCGCGATGAACCAGTAA